In Pseudomonas fluorescens, the following are encoded in one genomic region:
- a CDS encoding RHS repeat-associated core domain-containing protein, which yields MPATLSIHRHTPSLTTSDPRGLPVRAVGYWRDIDGVPPQARVNRTAHDWAGRAVAQWDPRLFLDASAPPNLQTVYALSGAVLSTNSVDAGWRVALSGEAGQPLHHWDGRGSQRRLQYDTQLRPESVFEQTMDGEAVCAERLSYGASDPTFAEHNQCGQLIRHDDPAGTQRFTEFGLHGAAVEQARHFLQALSLPDWPEPVADRELLLEPGEGAITRSHFNALGEVSHQTDAKGHRQLFHQTLDGQLRAVSLQLNGVPTPKTLLSAITYNAHGQTEREVAGNDVITTLEYDAQNGRLTRLQAQRGNEARQDLHYAYDPVGNVLSIEDVAQPIRYFANQRIEPVNRYAYDSLSQLIEATGWEAGGANKGPQFSTFDDPAPRANYRQTYHYDTGGNLLELTHEGPQSHGHRLVAAAHSNRCLPVLEGMEPGEDDFRRGFDGNGNLLNLQPGQALAWDLRNQLGEVRPVVRDSGLNDREHYVYGADGMRLRKVRETLAHARTLIAETRFLPNLELRNDSGTGEMLQVINVQTGRSSVRVLHWESEPPKDMGNDQYRYHLTDHLGSCTLELDDDGEVISQERYHPYGTTAWFAGRGEVEASYRTVRYSGKERDATGLYYYGFRYYVAGWQRWLNPDPEGSVDGLDLFAFLGGNPLSYKDIQGTNKIYVNALNADQKKSIQFDGREISPISELNDDVPGFKIKVKPVFREVNEELYNALLHARDANMITKLLLGKGAPNQIVDLLRGDLSPLEMVLEHKQVRESENRVQAAIASGIGACGEHARITFNLLASAQTTQPVFRVSAKGVDHGFSIIGDLRELPFDKVVVVDAWPIFPRAHTLDVGQFEVDVIRETALAEADPKYSMDDAKLLDNSKLDFPDGSSMERIREIGKIRNKYMQLLSIKDEYRKLDYMFDNDFGGFDLLPRSYVFDRVKHVASYVNATNRY from the coding sequence GTGCCAGCAACCCTTTCAATCCACCGCCACACCCCGAGCCTGACCACAAGTGACCCTCGGGGGTTGCCAGTCCGCGCCGTGGGTTACTGGCGTGACATCGACGGCGTGCCGCCTCAGGCACGGGTCAACCGCACGGCCCATGATTGGGCAGGGCGCGCGGTTGCGCAGTGGGACCCGCGGTTGTTTCTGGACGCTTCGGCACCGCCTAATTTGCAAACGGTTTACGCCTTGTCCGGCGCGGTGTTGAGTACCAACAGCGTCGATGCCGGGTGGCGTGTGGCGCTGTCGGGTGAGGCGGGGCAGCCGCTCCATCACTGGGATGGCCGGGGCTCACAGCGCAGGCTGCAATACGACACTCAGTTGCGCCCGGAATCGGTGTTCGAACAGACGATGGACGGCGAAGCGGTTTGTGCGGAGCGCTTGAGTTACGGCGCGAGCGATCCGACTTTTGCCGAGCACAACCAATGCGGTCAACTGATTCGCCATGATGATCCGGCGGGGACGCAGCGGTTTACCGAGTTCGGCTTGCACGGCGCGGCAGTGGAGCAGGCGCGGCATTTTCTGCAAGCGTTGTCGCTGCCGGATTGGCCCGAGCCGGTAGCCGATCGCGAATTGCTGCTGGAGCCGGGCGAAGGCGCTATCACCCGATCGCACTTCAACGCATTGGGCGAGGTCTCCCATCAAACCGATGCCAAGGGGCACCGCCAGTTATTCCATCAAACCCTCGACGGCCAATTGCGCGCGGTCAGCCTGCAACTCAACGGCGTACCCACCCCGAAAACGCTGCTCAGCGCCATCACCTACAACGCCCACGGCCAGACCGAACGGGAAGTCGCCGGCAACGACGTGATCACCACGCTGGAATACGACGCGCAGAATGGCCGACTGACCCGCCTCCAGGCGCAACGCGGCAACGAAGCCCGGCAAGACCTGCACTACGCCTACGACCCGGTGGGCAACGTGCTGAGCATCGAGGATGTCGCGCAGCCGATTCGCTACTTCGCCAACCAGCGGATCGAACCGGTCAATCGCTACGCCTACGACAGCCTGTCGCAACTGATTGAAGCCACGGGTTGGGAAGCGGGCGGTGCCAATAAAGGCCCACAGTTTTCGACGTTTGATGACCCCGCGCCCCGCGCCAATTACCGCCAGACCTATCACTACGATACGGGCGGTAATCTGTTGGAACTGACCCACGAAGGTCCGCAAAGTCATGGACATCGACTGGTCGCGGCGGCGCACAGCAACCGTTGCCTGCCGGTGCTGGAAGGCATGGAGCCCGGTGAAGACGACTTCCGCCGAGGCTTCGACGGCAACGGCAACCTGCTCAACCTGCAACCGGGGCAGGCCCTGGCCTGGGACCTGCGCAACCAGTTGGGCGAAGTGCGGCCAGTGGTGCGCGACTCGGGTCTCAACGACCGTGAACATTATGTCTACGGTGCCGACGGTATGCGCCTGCGCAAAGTCCGCGAGACGCTCGCCCATGCCCGGACGCTGATTGCTGAAACCCGTTTTCTACCGAACCTGGAGCTGCGTAATGACAGCGGCACCGGCGAAATGCTGCAGGTGATCAACGTGCAGACCGGGCGCAGCAGTGTGCGGGTGTTGCATTGGGAGTCCGAGCCGCCGAAAGACATGGGCAATGACCAATACCGCTACCACCTGACTGATCATCTGGGCTCCTGCACCCTGGAACTTGACGATGACGGTGAAGTGATCAGCCAGGAGCGTTATCACCCATACGGCACCACCGCTTGGTTCGCCGGGCGCGGGGAGGTAGAGGCGAGTTACAGGACGGTGCGTTATTCGGGAAAGGAGCGGGATGCGACGGGGCTGTATTACTACGGGTTCAGGTATTACGTGGCGGGCTGGCAGCGGTGGTTGAATCCGGATCCCGAAGGGAGTGTTGATGGTCTTGATTTGTTCGCATTCCTTGGTGGTAACCCTCTCAGCTACAAAGATATTCAAGGCACAAATAAGATTTATGTTAATGCGCTGAATGCTGATCAAAAGAAATCGATTCAGTTTGATGGGCGGGAGATATCACCGATCAGTGAACTGAATGATGATGTTCCTGGGTTTAAAATTAAAGTAAAGCCGGTTTTTCGGGAGGTCAATGAAGAACTCTATAACGCTCTACTGCATGCGCGTGATGCGAATATGATTACGAAGCTGCTATTGGGGAAAGGTGCTCCGAATCAGATTGTTGACCTGTTGAGGGGAGATTTGAGTCCACTGGAAATGGTTTTGGAGCATAAGCAGGTGCGAGAGTCTGAAAATCGGGTGCAGGCGGCTATAGCTTCGGGAATTGGAGCATGTGGAGAGCACGCAAGGATAACATTCAACCTTCTTGCGAGTGCTCAAACAACGCAGCCGGTTTTTAGAGTGTCTGCAAAGGGTGTTGATCACGGTTTTAGTATTATTGGTGATCTCCGAGAGTTGCCATTTGATAAGGTTGTGGTTGTAGACGCATGGCCAATATTTCCTAGGGCTCATACATTGGATGTTGGTCAGTTCGAGGTTGATGTTATCAGAGAGACTGCGTTGGCAGAGGCTGATCCGAAGTACTCTATGGACGATGCTAAATTATTAGATAATAGTAAACTTGATTTTCCTGATGGGTCGTCAATGGAGCGCATTCGCGAAATTGGTAAAATTCGAAATAAGTATATGCAGCTGTTATCAATAAAAGATGAGTATCGGAAGCTGGACTATATGTTTGACAATGATTTTGGAGGGTTTGATCTTCTTCCACGTAGTTATGTCTTTGATCGCGTGAAGCATGTCGCGAGCTATGTGAACGCTACAAACAGATACTAA
- a CDS encoding MBOAT family protein — MVFSSNVFLFLFLPIFLGLYYLSGQRYRNLLLLIASYVFYAWWRVDFLALFAGVTLWNYWIGLKVGAAGVRTKPAQRWLLLGVAVDLCILGYFKYANFGVDSINAMMTSVGLEPFILTHVLLPIGISFYVFESISYIIDVYRGDTPATRNLIDFAAFVAIFPHLIAGPVLRFRDLADQFNNRTHTLDKFSEGCTRFMQGFIKKVFIADTLAVVADHCFALQNPTTGDAWLGALAYTAQLYFDFSGYSDMAIGLGLMMGFRFMENFKQPYISQSITEFWRRWHISLSTWLRDYLYITLGGNRKGTLMTYRNLFLTMLLGGLWHGANITYIVWGAWHGMWLAIEKAIGLNTSPRSINPIRWALTFLLVVMGWVIFRAENLHVAGRMYGAMFSFGDWSLSELNQASLTGLQVATLIVAYVTLAFFGLRDFYSNQPPVKTKPAVNVDADGPAAATPGTIKAVPGDNPASIHQPGYTVGVEAQVQPAYWTADWSRYVMRALVLLLFIASILKLSAQSFSPFLYFQF; from the coding sequence ATGGTATTTTCATCCAACGTGTTCCTGTTTTTGTTCTTGCCGATCTTTCTCGGCTTGTACTACCTGAGCGGGCAACGCTATCGCAATCTGCTGCTGCTGATTGCCAGTTACGTGTTCTACGCCTGGTGGCGTGTGGACTTCCTCGCGCTGTTCGCCGGCGTCACGCTGTGGAACTACTGGATCGGCCTGAAAGTCGGGGCCGCCGGGGTCAGGACCAAACCGGCACAGCGCTGGCTGCTGCTCGGCGTGGCCGTCGACCTGTGCATCCTCGGCTACTTCAAGTACGCCAACTTCGGTGTCGACAGCATCAACGCAATGATGACGTCGGTGGGCCTGGAGCCGTTCATCCTGACCCACGTGCTGCTGCCGATCGGGATCTCGTTCTACGTCTTCGAGTCCATCAGCTACATCATCGACGTCTACCGTGGTGACACCCCGGCGACCCGCAACCTGATCGACTTCGCGGCGTTCGTGGCGATCTTCCCGCACTTGATCGCCGGCCCCGTGTTGCGTTTTCGCGACCTGGCCGACCAGTTCAACAACCGCACCCACACCCTCGACAAGTTCTCCGAGGGCTGCACGCGGTTCATGCAGGGTTTCATCAAGAAAGTCTTCATCGCCGACACCCTGGCGGTGGTGGCCGACCACTGCTTCGCCCTGCAAAACCCGACCACGGGCGATGCCTGGCTCGGCGCGCTGGCGTACACCGCGCAGCTGTATTTCGACTTCTCCGGTTACAGCGACATGGCCATCGGCCTGGGCCTGATGATGGGTTTCCGCTTCATGGAAAACTTCAAGCAGCCGTACATCAGCCAGTCGATCACCGAGTTCTGGCGGCGCTGGCACATCAGCCTGTCGACCTGGCTGCGTGACTATCTGTACATCACCCTCGGCGGTAACCGTAAGGGCACGCTGATGACCTATCGCAACCTGTTCCTGACCATGCTGCTAGGTGGTCTGTGGCACGGCGCGAACATCACCTACATCGTCTGGGGTGCGTGGCACGGCATGTGGCTGGCGATTGAAAAAGCCATTGGCCTGAACACCTCGCCACGCAGCATCAACCCGATCCGCTGGGCACTGACCTTCCTGCTGGTGGTGATGGGCTGGGTGATCTTCCGCGCGGAAAACCTGCACGTCGCCGGGCGCATGTACGGCGCGATGTTCAGCTTCGGCGACTGGTCGCTGTCGGAACTCAACCAGGCCAGCCTCACCGGTCTGCAAGTGGCAACCCTGATCGTGGCCTACGTGACCCTGGCGTTCTTCGGCCTGCGGGATTTCTACAGCAATCAGCCTCCGGTCAAGACCAAGCCTGCCGTGAACGTCGACGCCGACGGCCCGGCCGCTGCGACACCGGGAACGATCAAGGCCGTGCCTGGGGATAACCCGGCGAGTATCCATCAGCCTGGCTACACCGTCGGCGTCGAAGCCCAGGTGCAACCGGCCTACTGGACCGCTGACTGGTCGCGCTACGTGATGCGTGCGCTGGTGCTGCTGCTGTTCATCGCCTCGATTCTCAAACTCTCGGCGCAAAGCTTCTCGCCGTTCCTTTACTTCCAGTTCTGA
- a CDS encoding alginate O-acetyltransferase, translated as MHPHLIKLLSLSALTAGILAASGGVRADEIKAPSFTAEPCCSLCPAAHDAKNYTTRYQQNFTTLVQAQGDWLFRTQEDLRTEFDTSPAGYKRMKQLHDAFKSKGVELVVVYQPTRGLVNRNKLNPAEKASFDFDKALRNYKSMLGRFAQMGYVVPDLSPLTDESLPDTLPAHDFYFRGDQHWTPYGAQRTAKIVAEKVKQLPEFADIPKREFETKKSGRMGKTGTLHNMAGQLCGTSYAIQYMDQFTTEPKGEAGDGDLFGDSGNPQITLVGTSHSGKNYNFSGFLEEAIGADILNVAFPGGGLEGSMLQYLGSDEFQKNPPKILIWEFSPLYRLDQETIYRQMMALLDNGCEGKDAQMSGSATLKPGKNELMVNSKNLDLRNASHQVDIHFADTSVKTLQATLWYMNGRHEDIKIDKPETSDTDGRFAFELRTDEDWASQNLLAVEVQGPEQAGAAPQKVEAKICKRNVFPGAEQRTASAGQ; from the coding sequence ATGCACCCACACTTGATCAAATTACTCAGCCTGTCGGCCCTGACCGCCGGCATTCTCGCAGCCAGCGGCGGTGTTCGCGCCGACGAAATCAAAGCGCCGAGCTTCACCGCAGAACCGTGCTGCAGCCTGTGCCCGGCCGCCCACGATGCGAAGAACTACACCACCCGTTATCAGCAGAACTTCACCACGCTGGTACAGGCCCAGGGTGACTGGCTGTTCCGTACGCAAGAAGACTTGCGCACCGAATTCGACACCTCGCCCGCCGGCTACAAACGCATGAAACAACTGCACGATGCGTTCAAGAGCAAAGGCGTGGAACTGGTCGTCGTGTACCAGCCGACCCGTGGACTGGTGAACCGCAACAAGCTCAACCCGGCGGAGAAGGCCAGCTTCGACTTCGACAAGGCGCTGAGGAACTACAAGTCCATGCTCGGTCGTTTCGCGCAGATGGGCTACGTCGTTCCGGACCTGTCGCCGCTGACCGACGAGTCGTTGCCCGACACCCTGCCCGCCCACGATTTCTACTTCCGTGGCGACCAGCACTGGACCCCGTATGGTGCCCAACGTACGGCGAAAATCGTCGCCGAAAAGGTCAAGCAATTGCCTGAATTCGCCGACATTCCCAAGCGCGAATTCGAGACCAAAAAGTCGGGTCGCATGGGCAAGACCGGAACATTGCACAACATGGCCGGTCAACTCTGTGGCACCAGCTACGCGATCCAGTACATGGATCAGTTCACCACCGAGCCGAAGGGCGAAGCGGGCGATGGCGATCTGTTCGGCGATTCCGGCAACCCGCAAATCACCCTGGTCGGTACCTCCCACAGCGGCAAGAACTACAACTTCTCCGGTTTCCTCGAAGAGGCCATCGGCGCCGACATTCTCAACGTGGCGTTCCCCGGCGGCGGCCTGGAAGGTTCGATGCTGCAGTACCTGGGCAGCGACGAGTTCCAGAAGAACCCGCCGAAGATTCTCATCTGGGAATTCTCGCCGCTGTACCGCCTCGACCAGGAAACCATCTACCGCCAGATGATGGCGCTGCTGGACAACGGTTGCGAAGGCAAGGATGCACAGATGTCCGGCAGCGCCACGCTCAAGCCGGGCAAAAACGAGTTGATGGTCAACAGCAAGAACCTGGACCTGCGCAACGCCAGCCACCAGGTCGACATCCACTTCGCCGACACTTCGGTGAAAACCCTGCAAGCCACCCTCTGGTACATGAACGGTCGCCACGAGGACATCAAGATCGACAAACCGGAAACTTCCGATACTGACGGGCGTTTCGCTTTCGAGTTGCGCACGGACGAAGACTGGGCCTCGCAGAACCTGCTGGCCGTTGAAGTCCAGGGCCCGGAGCAAGCGGGTGCCGCGCCACAGAAAGTCGAAGCGAAAATCTGCAAACGCAACGTATTCCCGGGCGCTGAGCAACGTACCGCTTCGGCCGGGCAATGA
- a CDS encoding mannuronate-specific alginate lyase, with protein MRNPKLKHLLAPTLLSLAMFAGATQAATPLRPPQGYFAPIEKVKTGDKSEGCDAMPTPYTGSLQFRSKYEGSDKARSTLNVQSEKAFRESTADITKIERGISKRVMQFMRDGRPAQLECTLNWLATWARADALMSKDFNHTGKSMRKWALGSMASSYIRLKFSDSRPLANHQQESQLIEAWFSKMADQVVSDWDNLPLEQTNNHSYWAAWSVMATSVATNRRDLFDWAVKEYKVGANQVDADGYLPNELKREQRALAYHNYALPPLAMIASFAQVNGVDLRQENNGALKRLGDRVLAGVKDPDEFEEKNGKEQDMTDLKVDSKFAWLEPFCTLYTCSPEVLAKKHKMQPFKTFRLGGDLTKVYDPANEKGSKGS; from the coding sequence ATGCGAAATCCGAAACTGAAGCATCTGTTGGCACCGACGCTGTTGAGCCTGGCGATGTTTGCTGGCGCCACACAAGCGGCGACGCCATTGCGTCCGCCACAGGGTTACTTCGCACCGATTGAGAAAGTCAAAACCGGCGACAAGAGCGAAGGCTGCGATGCGATGCCGACGCCCTACACCGGCTCGCTGCAATTTCGCAGCAAGTACGAAGGCTCGGACAAGGCCCGTTCGACCCTGAACGTGCAGTCGGAAAAAGCCTTCCGCGAAAGTACCGCCGACATCACCAAGATCGAGCGCGGCATCAGTAAGCGCGTGATGCAGTTCATGCGTGACGGCCGCCCTGCACAACTGGAATGCACACTGAACTGGCTGGCTACTTGGGCTCGGGCGGATGCATTGATGTCCAAGGACTTCAACCACACCGGCAAGTCGATGCGTAAATGGGCGTTGGGCAGCATGGCGTCTTCATACATTCGCCTGAAGTTTTCCGACTCCCGTCCGCTGGCCAACCATCAGCAAGAGTCGCAGCTGATCGAAGCCTGGTTCAGCAAGATGGCCGACCAGGTGGTCAGCGACTGGGACAACCTGCCGCTCGAGCAGACCAACAACCACTCGTACTGGGCCGCCTGGTCGGTGATGGCCACGTCCGTCGCCACCAACCGCCGCGACCTGTTCGACTGGGCCGTGAAGGAATACAAGGTCGGCGCCAACCAGGTTGACGCCGACGGCTATCTGCCCAACGAACTCAAGCGTGAACAACGGGCGCTGGCGTACCACAACTACGCCCTGCCGCCGCTGGCGATGATCGCCAGTTTCGCCCAGGTCAATGGCGTGGACTTGCGTCAGGAAAACAATGGCGCACTGAAACGCCTGGGTGACCGGGTACTCGCCGGGGTGAAAGACCCGGATGAGTTCGAGGAAAAGAACGGCAAGGAACAGGACATGACCGACTTGAAGGTCGACTCGAAATTCGCCTGGCTCGAACCGTTCTGCACGCTCTACACCTGCTCGCCCGAGGTGCTGGCGAAGAAACACAAGATGCAACCGTTCAAGACCTTCCGCCTCGGCGGTGACCTGACCAAGGTCTACGACCCGGCCAATGAAAAGGGCAGCAAGGGTTCTTGA
- a CDS encoding mannose-1-phosphate guanylyltransferase/mannose-6-phosphate isomerase yields MIPVILSGGSGSRLWPLSRKQFPKQFLALTGEHTLFQQTLERLVFEGMDSPIVVCNKDHRFIVNEQLAARKLETQRILMEPFGRNTAPAVALTAMMLVSEGRDELMLVLPADHVLEDQKALQRALALATVAAENGEMVLFGVPATKPETGYGYIKSTNDSLLPEGVSRVSHFVEKPDVKRATEFVQSGGYFWNSGMFLFRASRFLEELKKHDPDIYDTCLLTLERSHQDADTITFDEATFACCPDNSIDYSVMEKTQRACVVPLTAGWSDVGCWSSLWEVNAKDANGNVTKGDVVIQDSKNCMIHGNGKLVSVIGLENIVVVETKDAMMIAHKDKVQGVKQMVNTLNEQGRSETQNHCEVYRPWGSYDSVDMGGRFQVKHISVKPGACLSLQMHHHRAEHWIVVSGTAEVTCDENVFLLTENQSTYIPIASVHRLRNPGKIPLEIIEVQSGSYLGEDDIERFEDIYGRSTPVERGVAVKTIAQ; encoded by the coding sequence ATGATTCCGGTGATCTTGTCAGGTGGTAGTGGCTCACGTCTTTGGCCGCTTTCCCGCAAACAATTCCCTAAGCAGTTCCTGGCCCTGACCGGCGAACACACCCTGTTCCAGCAAACCCTGGAACGCCTGGTGTTCGAAGGCATGGACTCGCCAATCGTGGTCTGCAACAAGGACCACCGCTTCATCGTCAACGAGCAATTAGCGGCGCGCAAACTGGAAACCCAACGCATCCTGATGGAGCCGTTCGGTCGCAACACCGCGCCGGCCGTGGCCCTGACTGCGATGATGCTGGTCAGTGAAGGTCGCGACGAACTGATGCTGGTGCTGCCGGCCGACCACGTGCTGGAAGACCAGAAAGCCCTGCAGCGCGCCCTGGCCCTGGCCACCGTCGCCGCCGAAAACGGTGAAATGGTGCTGTTCGGCGTGCCGGCCACCAAGCCGGAAACCGGTTATGGCTACATCAAGTCGACCAACGACTCGCTGCTGCCTGAAGGCGTCAGCCGTGTCTCGCACTTCGTCGAAAAACCCGACGTGAAGCGCGCCACCGAGTTCGTCCAGTCCGGCGGCTACTTCTGGAACAGCGGCATGTTCCTGTTCCGCGCCAGCCGCTTCCTCGAAGAGCTGAAGAAGCACGATCCGGACATCTACGACACCTGCCTGCTGACCCTGGAACGCAGCCATCAGGATGCCGACACCATCACCTTCGACGAAGCCACCTTCGCCTGCTGCCCGGACAATTCCATCGACTACTCGGTGATGGAAAAAACCCAACGCGCCTGCGTCGTGCCGCTGACCGCGGGCTGGAGCGATGTCGGCTGCTGGTCGTCGCTGTGGGAAGTCAATGCAAAAGACGCCAACGGCAACGTCACCAAAGGCGACGTGGTGATCCAGGACAGCAAAAACTGCATGATCCACGGCAACGGCAAACTGGTGTCGGTGATCGGCCTGGAAAACATCGTGGTGGTGGAAACCAAGGACGCCATGATGATCGCCCACAAGGACAAGGTCCAAGGCGTGAAACAGATGGTCAACACCCTCAACGAACAGGGCCGCAGCGAAACCCAGAACCACTGCGAGGTCTACCGTCCGTGGGGCTCCTACGACTCGGTGGACATGGGCGGGCGCTTCCAGGTCAAGCACATCTCGGTCAAACCGGGCGCGTGCCTGTCGCTGCAGATGCACCACCACCGCGCCGAGCACTGGATCGTGGTCAGCGGCACTGCCGAGGTGACCTGTGATGAAAACGTGTTCCTGCTGACCGAGAATCAGTCGACCTACATTCCGATCGCTTCGGTGCATCGCCTGCGTAACCCGGGGAAAATCCCGTTGGAGATCATCGAGGTGCAGTCGGGGAGCTATCTGGGTGAGGACGATATCGAGCGGTTTGAGGATATCTACGGGCGGTCGACGCCGGTTGAGCGTGGGGTTGCTGTGAAGACTATCGCGCAGTAA
- a CDS encoding alginate O-acetyltransferase: MTRSLRIFYIALFLVTLLVLGLWSVRSFFGFSTNADATVLNGRWSKAVETHYDDEFPIKRLGTNLWAALDFKLFNEGRPGVVLGRDQWLYSDEEFHPVVNEELNLQGNYALVEGVRQTLKEKGVQLVMAVVPAKVRLYPEHLGEVKPASIHANLYKDFHQRLAADRIPAPDLLGPLQQAKQNGQQVFLRTDTHWTPQGAEIAANRLARTIADKYPLSGEPQRFVTEPAETITHKGDLRLFLPLDPLFENLMPKQEQLQKRNTVAAEDQPAGDDALFANTEVPVALIGTSYSANPTWNFVGALKQALNSDVVNYAEDGHGPIQPMLSYLKSDAFKNSPPQVLIWEFPERYLPVNNEIGDADPQWVAELKQAGARQQNVAANTKSETPDRAQN; the protein is encoded by the coding sequence ATGACCCGCTCATTACGCATCTTCTACATCGCGCTGTTCCTGGTGACCCTGCTGGTGCTCGGTCTGTGGTCGGTGCGCAGCTTCTTCGGCTTCAGCACCAACGCCGATGCGACGGTGCTCAACGGCCGCTGGAGCAAAGCCGTGGAAACGCACTACGACGACGAGTTCCCGATCAAGCGCCTGGGCACCAACCTCTGGGCCGCACTGGATTTCAAACTGTTCAACGAAGGTCGTCCGGGCGTGGTGCTCGGTCGCGACCAGTGGTTGTACAGCGATGAAGAATTCCACCCGGTGGTCAACGAAGAGCTGAACCTGCAAGGCAACTACGCGCTGGTCGAAGGCGTGCGCCAGACCTTGAAGGAAAAAGGCGTGCAACTGGTGATGGCAGTGGTGCCGGCCAAGGTGCGCCTGTACCCGGAACACCTCGGTGAAGTGAAACCGGCGAGCATCCACGCCAACCTTTACAAGGACTTCCACCAGCGTCTGGCCGCCGACCGGATTCCGGCCCCTGACCTGCTCGGCCCGCTGCAACAGGCCAAGCAGAATGGCCAGCAAGTGTTCCTGCGCACCGACACCCACTGGACGCCGCAAGGTGCCGAGATCGCCGCCAACCGTCTGGCAAGGACCATTGCCGACAAGTACCCGCTGAGCGGCGAGCCGCAGCGTTTCGTTACCGAACCTGCCGAGACCATTACGCACAAGGGCGACCTGCGTCTGTTCCTGCCACTGGACCCGCTGTTCGAAAACCTGATGCCTAAACAGGAGCAATTGCAAAAGCGCAATACGGTCGCGGCTGAAGATCAGCCCGCCGGCGACGACGCGCTGTTCGCCAACACTGAAGTGCCAGTGGCCCTGATCGGCACCAGCTACAGCGCCAACCCCACCTGGAACTTCGTCGGTGCGCTCAAGCAAGCGCTGAACAGCGACGTGGTCAATTACGCCGAAGACGGCCACGGCCCGATTCAGCCGATGCTCAGCTATCTCAAAAGCGATGCCTTCAAGAACAGCCCGCCACAGGTGCTGATCTGGGAGTTCCCTGAACGATATCTGCCCGTGAACAACGAAATCGGCGACGCCGACCCGCAGTGGGTCGCAGAGCTTAAACAAGCCGGCGCCCGCCAACAAAACGTAGCTGCAAACACTAAATCCGAGACGCCCGACCGGGCGCAAAACTGA
- a CDS encoding alginate O-acetyltransferase AlgF: MTFTTTPRRLAKSFALVAGLSVLSVQAFAAGDAALYGPVAPKGSTFVRIYNASNAEVSATVGSTNLSDVAPLASSDFSFMPGGDYSAKVGSQSLPVKLAGDHYYTLVNNASGAPQLIEEPPFKNKQKSLVRVQNLSDKALTLKTADGKTDVVPNVAPKGRGEREINPVKVSLALYDGTTKVGDVKPVALERGEAAVLYVTGSGSSLSPVWVKRPVSTR, translated from the coding sequence ATGACTTTCACTACAACTCCTCGTCGTCTCGCTAAAAGCTTTGCCCTGGTTGCCGGCCTCAGCGTGCTGTCGGTACAGGCTTTCGCCGCAGGCGACGCCGCCCTGTACGGCCCGGTCGCGCCGAAAGGCTCGACCTTCGTGCGCATCTACAACGCTAGCAACGCCGAAGTCAGCGCCACCGTCGGCAGCACCAACCTGAGCGACGTCGCGCCACTGGCGAGCAGTGATTTCAGCTTCATGCCGGGCGGCGACTACAGCGCCAAGGTCGGCAGCCAGAGCCTGCCGGTGAAACTGGCCGGCGACCACTATTACACCCTGGTCAACAACGCCAGCGGCGCACCGCAACTGATCGAAGAGCCGCCGTTCAAGAACAAGCAGAAGTCCCTGGTACGCGTGCAAAACCTCAGCGACAAGGCGCTGACCCTGAAGACCGCCGACGGCAAGACCGACGTAGTCCCGAACGTTGCACCCAAGGGTCGCGGCGAGCGTGAAATCAACCCGGTGAAGGTCAGCCTGGCCTTGTACGACGGCACCACCAAAGTCGGCGACGTGAAACCGGTCGCTCTGGAACGCGGTGAAGCCGCGGTGCTGTACGTCACCGGCAGCGGCAGCAGCCTGTCGCCGGTCTGGGTGAAACGCCCGGTGTCGACGCGCTAA
- a CDS encoding multidrug transporter: MFIGALLVITWLILLLRYPAKALPVSLAAAVGLGIVATWVIWMDQHELKQLQRLELRISYAPQQCPADRPLQLTLNNGNDVPLTELRWRVAAYAPGDTVNLADNQYSAPRYRGPGELQAGGNWEDCLPLPPLRPGYRPETLEFRAERLQGSFSD, encoded by the coding sequence ATGTTCATCGGCGCCCTGCTGGTCATCACCTGGCTGATCCTGTTGCTGCGCTATCCAGCCAAGGCCTTGCCCGTATCCCTGGCGGCTGCCGTGGGGCTGGGTATCGTCGCCACTTGGGTCATCTGGATGGACCAGCACGAGCTCAAGCAACTGCAACGCCTGGAGTTGCGCATCAGTTACGCACCGCAGCAGTGTCCCGCCGACCGCCCATTGCAATTGACCCTCAACAACGGCAATGACGTGCCGCTGACTGAGCTGCGCTGGCGGGTCGCGGCTTATGCACCGGGCGATACGGTGAACCTGGCCGACAATCAATACTCCGCCCCGCGCTATCGTGGCCCCGGCGAATTGCAGGCCGGAGGCAACTGGGAAGACTGTTTGCCGCTGCCGCCATTGCGCCCTGGCTACCGTCCGGAAACCCTGGAGTTTCGCGCCGAGCGATTGCAGGGTAGTTTTTCCGACTGA